ATGCCTTTACAATCCTATGCAATATTGGTAGTGCCGATTTCGCCAAAGCTTTGTGTGACTTGGGGGAAAGCATTAGCTTGATGCCATATTCTGTGTTCAAGACATTAGGTATTGggaaaccaagacccacatccatgaggttgcaaatggcagGCCGGACAATGAAGAGGCCATTGGAGATAATTGATAATGCGCTAGTTCGGGTCGACAAGTTCATATATCCCATAGATTTTGTGATACTTGACTGTCAGGTTGACTACGAGGTGtcaatcatattggggagacctttacTAGCTAaagggaaggccttagttgatatgGAAGATGAGGAGCTCACTTCCGGGTGGGTAATGAAAAAGTTGTGTTCCATGTTTTCAAGTTAATGAGGCAGCCTAATAGCAACGAagtgtgttcatttgtggatcTTATGGCCGAAGTAATTGTTAATGATGTAAGTGCTGTGATGAATGTTGAATACCTATTGGAAGCTGTGTTATCGAATCATGATGAGGATGAGAAGGAAGGCTTCGTAGAATGTGTCAatgctttgcaaggaatgggttcATATACATATGAGCCCCGAAAACTTT
The Nicotiana sylvestris chromosome 11, ASM39365v2, whole genome shotgun sequence DNA segment above includes these coding regions:
- the LOC104239613 gene encoding uncharacterized protein; this translates as MPGYAKFMKDLVTKKRSNNCETIKMTHQVSSIVHSMAPKLEDPYAFTILCNIGSADFAKALCDLGESISLMPYSVFKTLGIGKPRPTSMRLQMAGRTMKRPLEIIDNALVRVDKFIYPIDFVILDCQVDYEVSIILGRPLLAKGKALVDMEDEELTSGWVMKKLCSMFSS